The stretch of DNA TGCGCGTCCTTGCCGAAGACGATGATCCACCCGGTATCGAGCGCGCCGTACACGTCGTCATGGCCGCAGTGAACGTTGAGCGCGTGCTTGGTCAGCGCCCGCGCCGCGACTTCGAGCACCATCGTCGAGCACTTGCCCGGCGCGTGGTAGTACTGCTCGACGCCGTAGACCACCCCTTGTCCGGACGTGTAATTGACGACCCGCTTGCCGCTGACGGAATGGGCGATGGCCCCGCCCTGCGCGGCGTGTTCCCCCTCGGCTTCGATGGCGAGCGTGTTCCGGCCGAACACGTTCAGATGGCCTTCGGCGAAGGCCTGCTGGTACAGCTCTCCCCCCTCCGTGGATGGCGTGATCGGATAGAAGACGCCGGCATCTGCGATGCGGGTCTCGGTGTGATACGAGACGAGCTGGTTACCGTTCGCGGTGACGCGGATCCCTGGGTAGCGCGGTTTGTCGGTCATGACTGCCCTCGAGGTACTCGATCATCGTGTAGGTTCTCGCGGACGCCAGTCGGGACAGGACGTGCACGTCTCGACCGTCTCGAGCGGCCCGGTGTGCGCTGGATGACGGCAAGTCCACGGCGCGTCCCACGCGCTGAGCCATTCCGGAAATGTCGTGTACAGAGTGGAGTCGCCCCAGCGGCAGGCCTGCGGAGCGTGCCTGGAGGACGCCGAGGCGTCGTGGAGCGGAGCGCCGGTCGACCAATCCATGGGAGTCTGCGCCATGGAACACCTTCCCCTGATCGATCCGAGTTTCTGTGACTTGTCGGTAAGTCCGTTATACACCCGCGGCGGGCCCGGGGGCAAAGGATCGCTGCCGCGGCCGCGCGCGGGGCGGGTCACGGGAACATCAAGCAATTCCTGAACTTATTGCCATCGCGGCGAGTCTGGCCTTATCCTCGCTCGACGCTGATGGCGGATGACACTCCCGCGCCCACCGATATCACCCGACTGCTGATCGCCTGGAGCGACGGCCGCCGGGAGGCGCTCGACGACCTCATGCCGATCGTCTACGCGGACCTGCGCCGGGTCGCGGCGGCCTACATGCGGCAGGAAGATGCCGGCCACGCGCTGCAGCCCACCGCCCTGGTGCACGAAGCCTTCGTCCGCCTCGTGGATCAGAATCAGGTCCGGTGGCGCAATCGCGCCCACTTCTTCGGCGTCGCCGCCAACATGATGCGCCGGATTCTCGTCGACGACGCGCGGCGGCGGCGGGCGGAGAAGCGCGGCGGCGCCTGGGAGCGCGTGACCCTGACCGCCGAAGAGCCGATTGCGGAGGGCCACAAGGACATCGATGCGCTGGCCCTCGACGAAGCGCTCCGGCGGCTGGCGGTCATCGATCCGCGGCAGGAGCGGATCGTGGAGCTGCGCTACTTCGGCGGCCTGACGATCGATGAAGCGGCGGAGGTCCTGGGCATATCGGCGGCAACCCTCGTGCGGGAGTGGACGATCGCCAAAGCGTGGCTGCGGCGGGACCTCTCGCGCTCGCAGTGAGCGGGAGCGCTCAGCGCGCGCCGGCGGTCTGGCGCGCCGCGCGCTCCCTGGCCTTCACTTCTTCCGCCCAGTTGAGCACGACGACGATCTGCGTGGCGCCCGCGGGGTAGTCCTCTCGCACCATGAGGAAGCGCTGGCCGTCGGCGGACACGTCGTAGCTGGCCGAGGCCACGCCGGGCATGCCACACGACGAACCCGTGCCGTGCGAGTACGGCGATTCCCACAGCAGCCGCGGCGCTTCGGCGCGGAAGGCAGGCGAGGTCGTCACCGTGACGGCCATCATCTTGTCGTCGTTGCGATAGTAGAGCTCTCCCCCCTGGCGGCGCCACACCGGATCGGTTCCGCCATTGTTCGACACCTGCAGCTTCAGGCCCGGCCCGGGGAACGCCTGCACGTAGATCTCCGGACGTCCCGATTCGGTCGACGAGAACGCGATGAAGCGTCCGTCCGGAGAGAACTTGCCGGAGCCCTCGCCGAACCGCGTTTGCGCCACCGGCAGCGCCGGCTGCCTGCCGTCCAGCGGCAGCACCATCACGTCGTCGCGCGTCCGCGGATCCTTCTGATCGAACGTCAGGAAGCGGCCGTCGGGGGAGAACGACACCGGGCTCTGCCGCGTCCCTGATGGATCGAGCCGGGTGGCGGGCGCACTTCGATCCGCCGGCATCCGCCACAGCGTCATGCCGCCGGCCTGCCAGGACCTGAACGCCACCTCCTTGCCGTCGGCGCTCCAGACCGGGTCGTGGCTCATCCCGTCCGTCGTGACCTTGCTGAGGACGGTGCGCGCGAAATCGTAGAAGTAGAAGTCGTGATTCGGCCCCTCGATCTCGACGGCGAAGGCGTGGCCGTCCGGGGCGATCCGCGGATAGAGATACGACGCCGGCGGCAGCGGCAGCGGATCCGCCTTGCCGGATCGGTCGACCCAGACGAGCGTGCGGTTGGCGCCGTCGGACGCGCCGGGAACGTAGGCGAGGTCTCCGCGCGCCGACATGCTGAAGTGCGCGGCGCCGGTGTTGCCGCTCATCATCACGCCGTCGAGCACCTGGAACGCCGGGCCGGTGACTTCCTGGCGACTCAGGTCGAACGCGGCGGCGAACAGCTTGCCGCCGCGGGCATAGACGATGTGGCCCGACGGAGAGTAGACCGCCGACGTCCCGCCCTCGATCAGCGTCTTTCTCCGGCGCGTGGCCATGTCCCACAACTCGATGCGCGCGTCGTTGTAGCTGCTGATCCCCTCGAACGCCGCGGTGAAGAGCAGAGCCCGGCCGCCCGGCAGCAGGTGCGCGAAACGATGGCTGCGCTCGCTGCTTCTCGGGTCGAGGTCGGTGACGGTTTCAATCGCCCCGCCCGACTCGCGAATGCGGACGATGCCGCCGGGATAGGTGGAGGTCCAGTAGATCCAGCCGTCGGCCCCCCAGTCGCCGCGGTGAAAGCTGTCGTACTCGACCAGCTTGGTTGGCGCGCCTCCCGCGATCGAGGCCTTGAGGAACGGGCGCGACGCTGAAAAGCTCGAGTTGCCTTCGATGAAGGCGATCGACGCGCCATCCGGGGAGAAGAGCGGGGCGCCGCGGAAACCGGGTGCCGCGGTAATCTCCAGCGGCTGGTTCTCCAGGCCATTCAGCCGCCGAATGTAGACCGGTCCGGGCAGCGGCGTGAATGCCAGCAGCGTCCCGTCAGCCGACAGCGCGACCTTCGAATTGAACTCCGGCCCGATTTCCTGATCCTTCGGCAGGTCGATCGTCATCCGCACGACGCGGGCATCGGCCGCCGCCGGATCGTCGCGCAGCCACCAGACCGCCGCCAGGCCTGCCGCCGCGGCGAGCGCCGCGGCGCCGAACCCGAACGCCATCTGCGCGCGGCGGCGCCAGGTGCGCGACTGGTGGGCGGCGAGGTCCGCGTCGAGGTCTTCGCCGGGCGACTGGATGATGTGCTCGATCTCGACCCTGACGTCGGCGATGTCGCGCAGCCGCTGTTTCGGATCCTTCTCGAGACAGCGCTGAATCAGGCGGCGAACCGCCCGCGGCGTGTCGGGCGGCAGCGTCGACCAGTCGGGATCCCGCTCGAGGATCGCGGCGATCGTGTCGGTCACCGTGGCGCCGTCGAACGCCATCCGGCCCGACAGCATTTCGAAGAGCACGCAGCCGAACGCCCAGATGTCGGTGCGCTTGTCCACCGCCTTGCCGCGCGCCTGCTCGGGGCTCATGTAGCCCACGGTCCCGGCGATCAGGCCCGGACGGGTCGCGGCGCTGGCGGTCTGTGACTGCGTGAACGCCAGGCTGGCGTCGTCGCCGGACACGACCTTGGCGATGCCGAAGTCGAGCAGCTTGACCACGCCGTCGGGCGTCACCTTGATGTTGCCGGGCTTCAGGTCCCGGTGCGTGATGCCCTTGTCGTGCGCGGCTTCGAGCGCGTCGGCGATCTGGCGGGCGATGTTCAGGGCGTCCTTCAAGCGCAGGCCCGGCGCCGCGGCGCCCGCGGTTTCCGAGAGCTTCTGCGCCAGCGTCTGCCCTTCGACCAGTTCCAGCACGAGGCCGCGAACGCCCGCGCTTTCCTCGAGGCCGTGGATCGCCGCGATGTGCGGATGGTTCAGTGCGGCGACCACGCGGGCCTCACGCTCGAGGCTGGCCACGCGGGCGGGATCGGAGGTCAGCGCGTGCGGCAGGACCTTGATCGCGACGTCACGACCCAGCTTGTGGTCGTGCGCCAGGTACACCTCGCCCATCCCGCCGCGGCCGAGCAGCGATCGGACCTCGAAGGATCCGAGGCGCCGCCCGACGAGGAGCGGAGCGGCATCACTCGCGGGAGCGTCCCGGACGGTGCGGGCCGGGGCGCCGACGAAGCCGAGGAACTCGGCGGTGCCGGCGGGCTGGTCCAGCAGCGACTCGACCTCGAGCTGCAGGTCCGTGTCGCCCTTGCATTCCCGCTCGAGGAACGACGAGCGTTCCCTGTGGGGACGCGCCCGTGCGAGCTCATACAGTGTCTTGACGCGTTCCCAGCGTTCAGGGGTCATGGGACTCCCGCGAAAGGCGCAGCATCCTAACAGTCCTCTCACGCGACGCGCAAATGCCGCGACGCCGTCAACGGCCTCGAGAGCTGCTCCACTACCTAACGCGCATTCCGGCGGGAAAATACCTCAGGGCCGGGTGTTGCGGGCGGCCAGGTCACTTCGGGGTGGGGCACGGACGGGTCAGCACGATGCGCAGCGACGCGGCCGCCGCCGGATCGACGGGCAGGGCGTCGGACATCGCCGCGACGCGCCCGTTGCAGTCGTACCCGGTGATCGTGTATCGCCGCCCTTCCCACCCGCGGACGCGAAACCGGCCGCGCGCGTCGGCGGAGGCGTTGGCGACCCCATGGCCCGCATCGACATCGTGGAGCAGGACGCCCCCCTCAACCGGTCGATCACCGGGACCGATGATGACGCCGGCGAACTGAACCTCGCGCGGCGGATCGGGATAGCGCAGCGCCAGCCGCACCGCCGGACCTCCAACGCGGACGATCGCCGCGTCTTCCGGCCGCGCCGCCGCCGGATACCAGAACGGCATCCGCTTCGCGTCCCAACGCGGCTTGAAGTGCGTGCCGACGGCGATCAGATAGTCGCCAGGCGGCAGTCCATCGAACGACCACGTCCCGTCCAGATGATTCACGTAGGTGAAGGTCATGCGGCCGGGCGACGGCGCACGCGTCGCCGGGTCGATCGCGTAGGCGTGAATCGTCACCGCGTTGAGCTCGCGGCTGCCGTCCGCCAGCGCGAGCGTGCCGTGCAGCGGCAGCCGCATCACGCCGATGTTCGCGTCGGCGTAGCAGGCGACCCGCACGACCGCATCATTGCCAGCAACGCGCTCGTAGCCTGGCGGCAGATCCGCGGTGACGCGGTAATCGCCCGGCGCGAGATTCCGGAAAACGAAATAGCCGTCGGCGTCGCTGACGGCGCGGCGGACGTCCGGGCCGCGCCGCGCGGTGACGGCGATTCGCGGCAGCGGCAGCAGGTCTGAACCGGGCGTGCCGTCGACACGCTGGCGCGACTCGGTGATCCGGCCGGCGAGTCGCGGAACCGTCACGCCGCGGCGGCGCTCGCGCAGCACGTCGACCTCGTGCTGACGACCCGCCAGCTCGCTGGTGCGGCTGCACAAGCTGGCTTCGAGGCTGCCGCCAACGATGCGCGCGTAGACCAGATAGTCGCGTCCCGCGGCGAAGGAGGCGAGGCAGTTTCCGCCGTTTCCGCTGGGCAGCACAACCGGCCCGGTGATGGAGCCGTGCAGCACCTCCGCGACCGCGAACCGCGCCATCGGATGGCGCGGATTGGCCGGATCGCGCGAGCCGGGCTGCAGGTCGACGACGCGCCCGATGAAGACGACGTCGGCGTTCTCGATCGCGGCGCAGGGATCACCCGGCATGGCGCAGCTGCATGCCGACGCCGCGGCAGGCAGCGCGAGCGATGCCGCAGCCGTGGCGAGGGCGAGAGCCAGGGTCTTCATGGCGTTCGTCAATTTAGACACCGCGAGGAAGTGGTTGGCCTCGGAGCCTACCGCAGCACGACGGGGCCGAAGTACTTGTCCAGCCAGGCGAGCGTTTCCGTCATCCTCTCGCCTCTCGGCAGATTGTGGCTGGTGTCGTACAGCACCCGCCGCTTGTGGGATGCGGGGGCGCCGATCAGGTCGAACATGACCTGCTGCGAGGTATCAGCGGGGAAGAAGAAGTCGTACCGGCCGTTCAGCATCAGGGTCGGCACCCGCACCCGGGGCGCGAAGTTGACCGCGTCGGCTTCCGGCCGCGGCTGCTGGTGATAGAACCCGCCGACGTGGAAGATGGCGAGCTTGAACCGCGGTTCGGTCGCCACCATGATCGTTCCCATCGCGGCGCCCCAGCTTCGGCCGAGGTAGCCGATTCGGTCGGGCATGATGTCGGGCCGGCTCTGAAGGTAATCGACCGTGCGTTGAACGTCCTTCGACCACATCACGACGTGATCGCGGAAGAACGTACTCGAATTCGGGAAGTCTGAGATCAGATCGTCGCGCCGCTCGTGCGTGCTCTTCAGCACCGGCAACACCATCACCCGGCCGCTCCCGACGACGAACTCGGCGAGGTCCAGCATGCCCGCAACACCGTCGCGGCTCGACGGCTGATGAATCGCGGTGATGCCCGGGTAATAGACCAGGGCCTGGTAGGGCGGCCTGGCACGCTTCGGAATGAGAACGGAGAGCGCGAGCCGCTCGCCGCCATAGGCGGCGTTGACTGTCACCGTCTCCACCCGCCAGTCGCGAGCCGAGTCGTCCGTCGACTCGAGCTTCGGCTCCAGCTCGCCTCGGTCGTACGAATAGAGGCTGGCATAGGCGCGAAACACCTGGTCGGTGACCGGCCGGGCGCGGCTGAAGTCGCGGAAGTAGAACTCGACCGGCCGCGCCGCTTCGGCGCCCGACGGCAGGTCCGCGGCGAGCTTCACGGTACGAAAGCCGAGCGATGGTTCCCGCTCCCACGGCAAGCGCGCGTCGGCATCATTGAAGAAGTACGCAGGGTCGTTCCAGCCGCCGCCGAGCGTATAGCGGCGCCCGCCCCCGGCCTCGTTCCAGCACCACTCCTTGACGTTGCCGGCGAGATCGAACGTGCCGAAGCGGCTCTGCGCGTTCGAGGCACCCACCCGCAGAGGACCGCTGGCCTGGAACCGTCCGAGTTGCAGGAGCACCTGGCTCGTGCCTCTCCGATCGGCGGCGACGCTCCAGTGGAAGATCGTCGGCAGCGTTCTACCCGCGAAGTTCGCGTACGCGGCGGCTTCGTACCAGCTCACCCCGCCCACCGGTTCCTCTTCCTTGCCGCTGCCGAACGTGCCCAGTTCCCACGTGCTTGGACCAGGCCGCCCGGTTCGATCGCGCAGGAGATCCACGGCCGCTTCCCAGCGCAGCTCCCTGCCGTCCTTGACGAAGGGCATCGTCCAGTAACGGCGATCGGCGTAGCCGCCGGCGTCGACGAACGCCTTGTACTGGCGATTGGTCACCTCGTAGCGGTCGATCCAGAAATCATTGAGCTCGATGGCGGGTACGTGCTCGAGCCCTGCGATGCCCAGCAGCTGCGGGCCGCGCGGCGACGCGCGGACCATCCCGGCCGGAATGCGATCGGGGGGCTCCATCACATACGTGTGCGGCACCTCCGGGGCACGGGTCCTGACCGTGACGTAAGGCGGCAGCAGCCCCACGTCGTTGATCGTCGCAAAACCGGCGTGGACGATCTGCCATTCCTGCAGGCCGCGCGGAATGACCGCGTTGCGCACCGGCGTCGAGCCGAGTCGACGCCACGGGTCCCTGCTCCCGTAGTCGCGATGGAACACGTCGCTTCCCTGCGGGGTCGAGTCGATGTCGATGCGGCGGCTCACGCGCTGCACCGCGGCCGCCAGCTCGGGATCGCCGGCCAGCAGCGGCTCGGCCTCGCGGGAGAGATCCAGAGCGGCGGTGAACTGATCGGCGTTCGCCAGCGCCTGGATGCGCGGAAGTGCGACATCGCGTGCCCACCGCACCCGGTCCCGGCGCTGCTGCCACCACCATCCCACACCCGCGGCCGCGATCATCAGGACGGCGATCGCACCACCGATCGCCGCCCGCCAGCGGCGCGGAATCGGCAGCGCGCGAACTCGGGCGCCGTCCGACTGCGCCGCCTGCCAGTCCACGATGCGGCCATGAATCTCGCGCGCGGTCAGCGATCGCCGGGCCCGATCCTTCTCCAGCGCGAGATCGACGATCTCCGCCAGCACCGAGGGCGTGTCCGGACGCAGCGTGTGCACCGGAACGGGCGTATCGGTGAGCACGGCCTGCATCGTGGCGAAGGGATTGCCCCCATCGAAAGGACGCCGGCCGGTCAGCAGCTCGTACAGCGAGACACCGAGCGCCCAGATGTCGGTGCGTTGATCGATCGGTTCGCCCCGCGCCTGCTCCGGCGACATGTAGGCGACCGTCCCCGCGGTGGTCCCCACCGCCGTCAGCCGTGACGCCGTCTCGTCCAGGCCGCGCGGATCGTCAATCGTCGCCAGGCCGAAATCGAGAATCCGCAGGTGCCCGTCGGGGCCGACCATCATGTTCGCCGGCTTCAGATCGCGATGCACGATGCCGCCCGCGTGCGCAGCGGCCAGCCCCGCGGCGGCCTGCGCGGCGGCGGACGCGATTTCCCGAATCGGCAGCGTCCCGCGGGCAAGCCTCGCCTGGAGCGTCTCTCCCGCGCAGTACGCCATCACGATGACGGGAACGCCGTCGTGGTCCGCCACCTCGTGAATTGCCGCGATGTTGGGGTGATCGAGGGCACCGGCCGCGCGCGCCTCGCGCAGGACACGCCGGGACGACGACGGATCGGCGGTGGCGGTCAGGACCTTGAGCGCAACGTGCCGCGCGAGCTGCAGGTCCTCGGCCAGGTAGACGATCCCCATGCCTCCGGCGCCGAGCGGTTTGACGATGCGAAAGTGACCGATGACGGCACCGGCCTCGAACGTCATGGGCGCTGAGTATACGCTCGAAGGAAGGCGGGCGCGGCCGCACCCATCACGACTTCCCGGCGCGGTCCGCGTACTCCCACTCGTATGGCACCCCGGTGTCGCCGAGCACGAAGCGCACGAGATCGGCGAAGCTCGCCTCGGCGCGCACGTCGTTCGCCAGCAGCAGCACGCAGCGCCGGCCGCGCTCGAGGCAGACGAAACTGTTGGCGGTCTGACCGTCGTGACCGCCTTTGTAGAAGCCGGGGCCCTGCGGTCCGTCGAACACGATGACGCCAAGGCCCGCCGCGAGGTCGCGCCGCTGTTCCGCCGGGGGGAGATACGGCGCGAAGTTGGGGAACTGGTGCGCCGTGCCGATGTGCAGGGACGGCTTGACCATCTCGGCACGCGCTCCCTTCGACAGGCCGTCGCCGCGCACCAGCGCCGCGACGAACTTCGCGAAGTCGCCGATCGTGGTGTCCATCGAGCCGGCGACGCGCACGTTGGAGCGCTCGTCGTGCTCCTGGGGCTCCCCTTTGTCGTTCCAGCCATCCGCCAGATTCGGCCGGAAGTCTGCGCGCCACTGAAGGCTGGTGCGCGTCATGCCGAGCCGCACGAAGATGGCGTCGGTCAGTTGCTTGACGTCCAGGCCGAGCCCCTTGCTCCTGGCGCCCTGCTCGATGGTGAACTGCAGCAGGCTGAAGCCTTCGCCCGAGTAGCTGTAGCGCGAGCCGGGATCGAAGTGGATGCGGAGCTTCCGGTCGGGTTCGATGAACCAGAAGTTGTGGAAACCCGTGGAATGGGTCAGCGCCATGCGCGCGGTAATGGTGCGCCAGCGATCGTCCGCCGCCAGATCGCGATAGGGACCGTACTTCGCCAGATGCGCCTCGCCTTCGCCGTAACTGATCAAGGGGCGTTCGAGGTAGCCGGCGAGCGGCGCGTCGAGATCCAGCCTGCCCTGGTCCACCAGGGTCAGCGCGGTGTAGGCCATCACCGTCTTGGTGAGCGACGCGCCGTACATGACCGTGTCGGTCTGAAGCGGATCCCCCTTGGCGTTGCGCGCGCCGTACGCCTGCACGTAGGTGACGCGCCCGTCATCGATCACCGCGATGGCGAGGCCGTTCGCGCGTGTCCCGGCCATCGCGGCGCGCACGCGGGCATCGATCGCGGACGGATCGGGAAGGCACGCCTGCGACACGCCGCTCGCGAGCAGCAGCGCGAGGCAGCGCGCCGTGCGGCGGCTACGTGGTCCAGTTGCGACGGCCCACCTGCTCGATCGGCACGCAGCCGTCATAGACGCCGGGGATGGGGTCGTAATTCAGCACCTTCTTGCCGACCTGCTCCGAGGTGAAGTAGCCCAGCACGGTCATCGCTCGCAGCAGCCCGAACGGACTGGGCGTCACGGTCTGCTGCGCGGCGGCCACGCCGCGCAGCACGGCGTCCTGCTGCGCCGGCGCCAGCGACGCGAACGGCGCCTGGTGCGCGTCGCGGGCGGCGCGGTCGATGTCCTCCACCGCGCTCGCCAGCAGCCTGCGCTCCTCCGCGGTCATGAACTCGCCGTAGAACCGATCGATGAACGCCGGCACGCCGACGTCCAACGCGCCGGGCGTGTCGGTCCGCGGCAGGATGCGCTCCGCCGCGGCGCTGAGCACCGCGCCCTGCGCGGCGGTCAGGTAGGTCTTGCCGGCCGGCGCCTGCGCGCGGACGGCAAACTCCACCCAGTCGGGGACGAGCGCGACGCCGGCGAGCAGCGCCCCTCGCCGGATGGCTTCACGACGATCGATGCCGGGACTGCTCACAGGTTCCGCCTGTTGATCTCGCTGACGGCGCGGTCGCAGGCGCGCGCGGTCAACGCCATGTAGGTGAGCGAGGGATTGACGCAGGATGCCGACGCCATGCACGCGCCGTCGGTGACGAAGACGTTCAGCGCCGAGTGCACCTGGTTCCAGCCGTTGAGCACCGACGTTTTCGGATCGCGCCCCATTCGGGCCGTGCCCATCTCGTGGATGCAATTTCCCGGCGCGCTGTTGGTCACGTCGTCGAAGGGCGTGACGTTCTTGAGGCCCGCAGCCTCGCACATCTCGGCGGCCGAGTTCATCATGTCCTTGCGCATGTTGAGCTCGTTGGTCTTCCATCCGCAGTCGAACGTCACGGTGGGCAGGCCCCATTTGTCCTTCACCGTGTCGCTCAGGTACATGCGGTTCTCGTGGTACGGGAGGCACTCCCCCCACGAACCGATGCCGAACCGCCACGGCCCCGGCGCGATCAGATCGGCCTTGAGGTCCGCTCCGAAGGCGCTCATCTCCTTGATGCCGCGCGCCCAGTTCTCGCGGCTGGCACTCCCCTGGTAGCCGAAGCCGCGCACGTAGTCCTTCTGCGCCGAGCGCGCGTCGAGGTTGCGGAACCGCGGGATGTAGATGCCGTTCGGGCGCTGCCCCTTGTAGAACCGATCGCCGAAGTCCTCCGACAGCCCGTTGGCGCCGACCTTGAAGTGGTGGTCCATCAGGTTGTGGCCGAGCTCGCCGCTCTCGTTGCCGAACCCGTTGGGGAACGTCTCCGACTTCGAGTTGAGCAGGATGAACGTCGAGGCAATGGC from Vicinamibacterales bacterium encodes:
- a CDS encoding sigma-70 family RNA polymerase sigma factor — translated: MADDTPAPTDITRLLIAWSDGRREALDDLMPIVYADLRRVAAAYMRQEDAGHALQPTALVHEAFVRLVDQNQVRWRNRAHFFGVAANMMRRILVDDARRRRAEKRGGAWERVTLTAEEPIAEGHKDIDALALDEALRRLAVIDPRQERIVELRYFGGLTIDEAAEVLGISAATLVREWTIAKAWLRRDLSRSQ
- a CDS encoding protein kinase, whose translation is MTPERWERVKTLYELARARPHRERSSFLERECKGDTDLQLEVESLLDQPAGTAEFLGFVGAPARTVRDAPASDAAPLLVGRRLGSFEVRSLLGRGGMGEVYLAHDHKLGRDVAIKVLPHALTSDPARVASLEREARVVAALNHPHIAAIHGLEESAGVRGLVLELVEGQTLAQKLSETAGAAAPGLRLKDALNIARQIADALEAAHDKGITHRDLKPGNIKVTPDGVVKLLDFGIAKVVSGDDASLAFTQSQTASAATRPGLIAGTVGYMSPEQARGKAVDKRTDIWAFGCVLFEMLSGRMAFDGATVTDTIAAILERDPDWSTLPPDTPRAVRRLIQRCLEKDPKQRLRDIADVRVEIEHIIQSPGEDLDADLAAHQSRTWRRRAQMAFGFGAAALAAAAGLAAVWWLRDDPAAADARVVRMTIDLPKDQEIGPEFNSKVALSADGTLLAFTPLPGPVYIRRLNGLENQPLEITAAPGFRGAPLFSPDGASIAFIEGNSSFSASRPFLKASIAGGAPTKLVEYDSFHRGDWGADGWIYWTSTYPGGIVRIRESGGAIETVTDLDPRSSERSHRFAHLLPGGRALLFTAAFEGISSYNDARIELWDMATRRRKTLIEGGTSAVYSPSGHIVYARGGKLFAAAFDLSRQEVTGPAFQVLDGVMMSGNTGAAHFSMSARGDLAYVPGASDGANRTLVWVDRSGKADPLPLPPASYLYPRIAPDGHAFAVEIEGPNHDFYFYDFARTVLSKVTTDGMSHDPVWSADGKEVAFRSWQAGGMTLWRMPADRSAPATRLDPSGTRQSPVSFSPDGRFLTFDQKDPRTRDDVMVLPLDGRQPALPVAQTRFGEGSGKFSPDGRFIAFSSTESGRPEIYVQAFPGPGLKLQVSNNGGTDPVWRRQGGELYYRNDDKMMAVTVTTSPAFRAEAPRLLWESPYSHGTGSSCGMPGVASASYDVSADGQRFLMVREDYPAGATQIVVVLNWAEEVKARERAARQTAGAR
- a CDS encoding carboxypeptidase regulatory-like domain-containing protein, which encodes MKTLALALATAAASLALPAAASACSCAMPGDPCAAIENADVVFIGRVVDLQPGSRDPANPRHPMARFAVAEVLHGSITGPVVLPSGNGGNCLASFAAGRDYLVYARIVGGSLEASLCSRTSELAGRQHEVDVLRERRRGVTVPRLAGRITESRQRVDGTPGSDLLPLPRIAVTARRGPDVRRAVSDADGYFVFRNLAPGDYRVTADLPPGYERVAGNDAVVRVACYADANIGVMRLPLHGTLALADGSRELNAVTIHAYAIDPATRAPSPGRMTFTYVNHLDGTWSFDGLPPGDYLIAVGTHFKPRWDAKRMPFWYPAAARPEDAAIVRVGGPAVRLALRYPDPPREVQFAGVIIGPGDRPVEGGVLLHDVDAGHGVANASADARGRFRVRGWEGRRYTITGYDCNGRVAAMSDALPVDPAAAASLRIVLTRPCPTPK
- a CDS encoding protein kinase, with protein sequence MTFEAGAVIGHFRIVKPLGAGGMGIVYLAEDLQLARHVALKVLTATADPSSSRRVLREARAAGALDHPNIAAIHEVADHDGVPVIVMAYCAGETLQARLARGTLPIREIASAAAQAAAGLAAAHAGGIVHRDLKPANMMVGPDGHLRILDFGLATIDDPRGLDETASRLTAVGTTAGTVAYMSPEQARGEPIDQRTDIWALGVSLYELLTGRRPFDGGNPFATMQAVLTDTPVPVHTLRPDTPSVLAEIVDLALEKDRARRSLTAREIHGRIVDWQAAQSDGARVRALPIPRRWRAAIGGAIAVLMIAAAGVGWWWQQRRDRVRWARDVALPRIQALANADQFTAALDLSREAEPLLAGDPELAAAVQRVSRRIDIDSTPQGSDVFHRDYGSRDPWRRLGSTPVRNAVIPRGLQEWQIVHAGFATINDVGLLPPYVTVRTRAPEVPHTYVMEPPDRIPAGMVRASPRGPQLLGIAGLEHVPAIELNDFWIDRYEVTNRQYKAFVDAGGYADRRYWTMPFVKDGRELRWEAAVDLLRDRTGRPGPSTWELGTFGSGKEEEPVGGVSWYEAAAYANFAGRTLPTIFHWSVAADRRGTSQVLLQLGRFQASGPLRVGASNAQSRFGTFDLAGNVKEWCWNEAGGGRRYTLGGGWNDPAYFFNDADARLPWEREPSLGFRTVKLAADLPSGAEAARPVEFYFRDFSRARPVTDQVFRAYASLYSYDRGELEPKLESTDDSARDWRVETVTVNAAYGGERLALSVLIPKRARPPYQALVYYPGITAIHQPSSRDGVAGMLDLAEFVVGSGRVMVLPVLKSTHERRDDLISDFPNSSTFFRDHVVMWSKDVQRTVDYLQSRPDIMPDRIGYLGRSWGAAMGTIMVATEPRFKLAIFHVGGFYHQQPRPEADAVNFAPRVRVPTLMLNGRYDFFFPADTSQQVMFDLIGAPASHKRRVLYDTSHNLPRGERMTETLAWLDKYFGPVVLR
- a CDS encoding serine hydrolase domain-containing protein, yielding MSQACLPDPSAIDARVRAAMAGTRANGLAIAVIDDGRVTYVQAYGARNAKGDPLQTDTVMYGASLTKTVMAYTALTLVDQGRLDLDAPLAGYLERPLISYGEGEAHLAKYGPYRDLAADDRWRTITARMALTHSTGFHNFWFIEPDRKLRIHFDPGSRYSYSGEGFSLLQFTIEQGARSKGLGLDVKQLTDAIFVRLGMTRTSLQWRADFRPNLADGWNDKGEPQEHDERSNVRVAGSMDTTIGDFAKFVAALVRGDGLSKGARAEMVKPSLHIGTAHQFPNFAPYLPPAEQRRDLAAGLGVIVFDGPQGPGFYKGGHDGQTANSFVCLERGRRCVLLLANDVRAEASFADLVRFVLGDTGVPYEWEYADRAGKS
- a CDS encoding gluconate 2-dehydrogenase subunit 3 family protein produces the protein MSSPGIDRREAIRRGALLAGVALVPDWVEFAVRAQAPAGKTYLTAAQGAVLSAAAERILPRTDTPGALDVGVPAFIDRFYGEFMTAEERRLLASAVEDIDRAARDAHQAPFASLAPAQQDAVLRGVAAAQQTVTPSPFGLLRAMTVLGYFTSEQVGKKVLNYDPIPGVYDGCVPIEQVGRRNWTT